The genomic DNA TAGCCGTGCAGCGGCGCCGTGACGATATTGTCGAAGGTGTAGAGGTCGGGCGCGGCGCGCATCGCGTCGACGTCGAACAGGCCGGGAAACTGCTGGTGCTTGGCCGCGCATTTCGGCTTCAGCGTTTGCAGGAACATGCGCTGGTAGACCTTGTTGAAGCCGCGCCCCAGCGCCTCGCCGCCGCGCGCCAGGTCCAGCGGGGCGGACACGGCCACGGCCGCATCCACAAATTCCGCCGCGTGCTGCCACTCGCCCAGCCAGCGCAGCAGCACGTTGCCGCCCAGCGAGACGCCGCAGGCGTAGAACTTGCCGGTTGCACGCGGGTGCAGGCGACGCAGGATCCAGTCGGCCTCCTGCGCGTCGCCCGAGTGGTAGAAGCGGGGTGCCAGGTTCGGCTCGCCCGAGCAGCCGCGGAAGTGGGGGATCGCACCGGACCAGCCACGGGCCACCAATTCTGCGCCTAGCGCTCGGCAGTAGTGGCTGTCCGACGAGCCTTCCAGCCCATGGAACAGCACGACAAACGGTGCGCCGGGTGTGCCGTCGATGAAATCGACGTCGATGAAGTCGCCATCCGGCGTCGGCCAGCGCTCGCGGCGAAACGCCACGGCCGGCTTCGGGATGCACTTGGCGGGGTAGATCGTCTGGAAGTGGCCGTTGGGCAGCCACAGCGGCGCGGAATAGTTCATCAGAAGATTCCGGGACAGTCCCGGATAAGTCCGATCAATGCAGGATCTGCGATGGCGGCTCGGCCGGGACGGCGCCAGGCGCGATGGAGACGTGGTGTAGCACGATGCGCCAGCCCTTCGGCGTCTTCATGTAGACGTTGGTGGCGACCAGGTGCTGCGGTTCGCCCTGCGCGGCCGTGACGCCCTCGACCACCGTGTGCACGGCGCTCATCAGGTTGTGCGTCTCGTGCAACTGTGACGGCCGGATGTGGCCGGCGCCGCCGTGTTCCAGCAGCATCGTCCACGATTCGCGGATGGCGCGATGGCCGACCAGGCGTGGCCCGCCGGGGTGCACGCAGACGACTTCCTCGTCGTCCGCCCACAGCGCCATCAGGGCTTCCACGTCGGCGCGGTTGAGCGCGTCGTAGAACGCCGCTTCCACTTCGGCGGGGCTGCCGTTCAGCTGTTTCTTCTTCATCGCGCGCGGCTGGGCGGGATCAGTGGTGGTGGACGGCCGTGCCCGGCTTGATGCGGTAGGCGGTACCGCAGTACGGGCATTTGGCCTCGCCGTTGGCGGCGAAATCCAGGAACACGCGCGGATGGCCGGACCACAGCGGCATGGCCGGGTTCGGGCAAAATGCCGGCAGATCCTTACCTTCGAGTTCGACTGGCGTGGTGGCGTTGCTCATGTTCTGATGCTCCGGAGTTCAAAAAGCACGATTTTAACGGATTCGGGCAGCGCCCAGCATTCGCCGCTAAAATGACGGCCTTCGATATCCTCCTGTCAATGCCGACGCGCCAAGGCAATGCCGGGACCTTTTCATGCAACAGCCGCCAGCCATCGTTTCCAATGTGTGGCAGGAAAGCCACACCGAATGCAGATGAGCGACGCACCCGACGTAACGACCCATGATCCGGCCGCCTGGCGCGACGGCGTCAAGACCGGTATTCCCACCCTGTTCGGCATCGGCGCCTGGGGCCTCGTCGTCGGTGTCGCCATGATCAAGTCCGGGCTGACCTTGCCGCAGGCGTTGGGCATGACCCTGATCGTGTTTGCCGGCTCCGCCCAACTGGCTTCGCTGCCGCTGATCGCCGCCGGCGCGCCGATCTGGGTTATTTTCGCGACGGGCCTGGTGGTCAACCTGCGCTTCGTCATCTTTTCCGCGCTGCTGGCGCCGCACTTCGGCATGCTGCCGTGGTACCAGCGCCTGCACCTGGGTTTTGTTTCCGGCGACATTTCCATCGCGCTGTTCCTGCAGCGCTACCCCGATCCGGCGCCGGCGCCCGGTAAATTGTCCTACCTGAAGGGCTTGCTGTACCCGAACTGGGCTTCGTGGCAGGTCGGGTCGATTGCCGGCATTTTCCTCGGCAACGCCGTCCCGGCCGAATGGGGCCTGGGCTTTGCCGGCACCCTGGCCATCATCTGCGTCATGGTGCCGATGGTGGTCAGCCGCCCCGCGCTGTGCGGCGTGCTGGTGGCAGGCGCCGTGTCGGTGCTGGCGGCCGGCCTGCCGTACAAGCTGGGGCTGCTGGCCGCCGTGCTGGTCGGCATGGTCACCGCGATGACGGTCGAGGAGCTGGGCGACAAATTCGCCCCCGCCACTGGCAAGGAGGAGCGGCAATGAGCGACGTCGAGATCTGGATCGTCATCGCGGCGCTGGCCGTGTCCACGGCGATCACCCGCAGCGGCTTCTGGCTGGTCGGTCACAAGGTGACGATCCCGCGCCGCGTGCAGGAAATGCTGCGCTATGCGCCCTCGTGCGCGCTGGCCGCCATCATCGGCCCGGACCTGCTGCTGGACCCGTCCACGCAGGCCTTTACGGTGATGAACGAGAAGGTACTGGCCGGCATCGCGGCGATTGGCTGGTACCTGTGGCGCCGCAATATGCTGGAGACGATCGTGTTCGGCATGTTGTTTTTTACAGCGCTGAGGTTGTTGCATTTGTTCTAATGGATAAGTCGGCAACCCCGGGCTTGCGGTAAAATAGCGGTCTTTCTACCACTTGTCCTTTGGGAAACCATGCAAGCTGTTCTGAACTTCACTCGCCTCGACGATCTGATCGCGCAAAACGCGCTGCAAGGCAAGCGGGTCTTCATCCGCGCCGACCTCAACGTGCCGCAGGATGATGCCGGCAACATTACCGAAGACACCCGCATCCGCGCCTCCGTGCCGGCCATCGCCGCCGCCGTCAAGGCCGGCGCCAAGGTGATGGTGACGTCCCACCTGGGCCGTCCGACCGAAGGCGAGTTCAAGCCGGAAGACAGCCTGGCGCCCGTCGCTGCCCGTCTGGCCGAGCTGCTGGGCCAGCCGGTGGAACTGAAACAGGACTGGATCGACGGTGCCGGCCTGGACAACCTGCAGGACGGCCAGGTCGTGCTGCTGGAAAACGTGCGCGTCAACAAGGGCGAGAAGAAGAACAGCGACGAGCTGGCCCAGAAGATGGCCAAGCTGTGCGACGTCTACGTCAACGACGCGTTCGGCACCGCCCACCGCGCCGAAGCCTCGACCCACGGCATCGCGAAATTCGCGCCGATCGCCGCCGCCGGCCCGCTGCTGGCCGCCGAGCTGGACGCGCTGGGCAAGGCGCTGGGCGCGCCGGCCCGTCCGCTGCTGGCGATCGTCGCCGGCTCGAAAGTGTCGACCAAGCTGTCGATCCTGAAATCGCTGGCCGACAAGGTCGACAACCTGATCGTCGGCGGCGGCATCGCCAACACGTTCATGCTGGCCGCCGGCCTGAAGATCGGCAAGTCGCTGGCCGAACCGGACCTGGTGGAAGAAGCCAAGGCCATCATCGACCTGATGGCCAAGCGCGGCGCGCAAGTGCCGATCCCAACGGACGTGGTGTGCGCGAAAGAATTCTCGCCGACGGCCGCGGCCACGGTGAAAGCCGTGGCGGACGTGGCGGACGACGACATGATCCTGGACATCGGCCCGGAAACGGCCAAGCAGCTGGCCGCGCAGATCGCCGCCTCCGGCACGATCGTGTGGAACGGCCCGGTCGGCGTGTTCGAGTTCGACCAGTTCGGCAACGGCACCAAGACCCTGGCCATGGCGATTGCCGAGTCGAAAGGCTTCTCCATCGCGGGTGGCGGCGACACGCTGGCCGCGATTGCAAAATACGCCATTACCGATAAAATTGGTTATATCTCGACCGGCGGCGGCGCCTTCCTGGAGTTCCTCGAAGGCAAAACCCTGCCGGCGGTGGAAGTGCTGGTGTCCCGCGCCGGTCAATAAGAGCCGGCCAGGATCGAGCGCAGCGCCTGGTCGCCAGACCCGCTGCGCTTTTTCTCCGCTATTTCTCTCCAATCACCGTTTCCAAGGAACCCTCAATGTCCCGTGGCACCAAAATCGTCGCAACCATCGGCCCCGCTTCCACCGACCTGCAAGTGTTGACGCGGATGATCCGCGCCGGGGTGGACGTCGTGCGGCTGAACTTCTCGCACGGCAAGGCACAGGATCACATCGATCGCGCCAACCTGGTGCGGCAGGCGGCGGCGGAGTGCGGGCGGGAAGTGGCCATCATGGCCGACATGCAGGGTCCGAAGATTCGTGTCGGCAAATTCGAAGGCGGCAAGATCGACCTGGCCAACGGCGACAAGTTCATCCTGGACGCCAAATGGGGCGAAAACGGCGAGCTGGGCAACCAGGAACGCGTCGGCCTCGACTATAAAAACCTGCCGAACGACCTGCGCGCGAAAGACGTGCTGCTGCTCAACGACGGCCTGATCGTGCTGGTCGTCGACAAGATCGTCGGCAGCGAGATCTATACCACGGTAAAAATCGGCGGCGAGCTGTCCAACAACAAGGGCATCAACCGCCAGGGCGGCGGCCTGACCGCGCCGGCCCTGACCGCGAAGGACATGGAAGACATCAAGACGGCGATGAGCTTCCAGGCCGACTACCTGGCCATTTCGTTCCCGAAAAACGCCACGGACATGGAGATGGCGCGCCAACTGGCGAACATCGCCGGCGAACCCTACGGCCACAAGCCGCAGATGATCGCCAAGATCGAGCGCGCGGAAGCCATTCCCGCGCTGCAGGAAATCCTGAACGCCTCCGATGGCATCATGGTCGCCCGTGGCGACCTGGCTGTCGAAGTGGGCAATGCCGCCGTGCCCGCGCTGCAGAAGCGCATGATCCGCATGGCGCGCGAATCGAACAAGATTGCCATCACCGCGACGCAGATGATGGAATCGATGATTTTCAATGCCGTCCCCACGCGCGCGGAAGTGTCCGACGTGGCCAACGCCGTGCTGGACGGCACCGATGCCGTGATGGCGTCGGCCGAAACCGCTTCCGGCCGCTACCCGGTCGAGACCGTCGAAATGATGGCCGCCGTCTGCGTGGAAGCCGAGCGTTCCGAATACAACAAGCTGGATGCCGATTTCCTGAACGTGCGCTTCACGCGCATCGACCAGTCGATCGCCTACGGTGCCCTGTTTACCGCCCACCACCTGAGCGTGAAGGCGATCGTCGCCCTGACCGAATCCGGTTCGACGCCCCTGTGGATGAGCCGTCACAATATCGACACCCCGATCTTCGCCCTGACGCCCAGCGTGACCACGCAGCGCAAGGCTTCGCTGTACCGCAACGTGCGCGCGCATTACCTGCTGCAGCAAGGCACGAGCCGGGACGTGCTGAAGCAGGCCGAGGATCTGCTGGTCGAGCATGGCATTGCGAAGAAGGGCGACATGATTGTCGTCACGTGGGGCGAGCCGATGGGACAGGTCGGCGGCACCAACGCCCTGAAGATCGTCAAGGTAGGCGAGTTCAGCTAGGTCGCACCCAGCCAAGGCGGGCGCCCGGTCACGAGCTGCGCAGCCCGCCGCACAGGTTTTTATTTGATTGGAGTATTACCATGTCCCTCGTATCCATGCGTCAGCTGCTGGACCATGCCGCCGAACACGGCTATGGCCTGCCAGCCTTCAACGTCAACAACCTGGAACAGGTGCAGGCCATCATGGCTGCCGCCGACGCCGTCAACAGCCCGGTCATCATGCAGGCTTCCGCCGGCGCGCGTAAGTATGCCGGCGAGGCGTTCCTGCGCCACCTGATCGACGCAGCGGTCGAAGCCTACCCGCACATCCCCGTCGTCATGCACCAGGACCACGGCCAGTCGCCGGCCGTCTGCATGGCCGCGATCCGCTCGGGCTTCACCTCCGTCATGATGGACGGCTCGCTGGAAGCGGACGGCAAGTCCGTTGCTTCGTACGACTACAACGTGGAAGTGTCGCGTGAAGTCGTCAAATTCTCGCACGCCATCGGCGTCACCGTGGAAGCGGAACTGGGCGTGCTCGGTTCGCTGGAAACGATGAAGGGCGACAAGGAAGACGGCCACGGCGCCGACGGCACGATGACCCGCGAACAGCTGCTGACGGACGTGGCGCAAGCTGCCGACTTCGTCGAGCGCACCCAGTGCGACGCGCTGGCGATCGCCATCGGTACCTCGCACGGCGCTTACAAGTTCACGCGCAAGCCGACCGGCGACATCCTGGCGATCGACCGCATCAAGGAAATTCACGCGCGCATCCCGAACACCCACCTGGTGATGCATGGTTCGTCCTCCGTTCCGCAAGAACTCTTGGCGATCATCCGTGAATTCGGCGGCGACATGAAGGAAACCTACGGCGTGCCAGTCGAGGAAATCCAGGAAGGCATCCGTCACGGCGTGCGCAAGATCAACATCGACACCGACATCCGCCTGGCGATGACGGCCGCGATCCGCAAGTTCATGTTCCAGAACCCGTCCAAGTTCGATCCGCGCGACTACCTGAAGCCGGCCCGCCTGGCGGCCGAGGAAGTCGTCAAGGCCCGTTTCCTGGCGTTCGGCTGCGAAGGCCGTGCTTCCCAGATCAAGCCGGTGCCGCTGGAAAAAATGGCAGAACGCTACAAGGCCGGTGAACTGGCCCAGATTGTGAAGTAAAATCCTGCCTTGGAACGGGCCGCGTGCAATAGCATGCAACAAGCGGCCCGGACTCACTCGACCGGCGAGCGGGTTTTTCCCCCTCGCCGGTTTTCGCTTATTTTGCGTAAGACATTTCCCCTCCATGAAAAGCCTTTACCAGTCCTCCATCAAATCCCTGCCACTGCTCGGCCATGGCAAGGTCCGCGACAACTACGCCGTCGGTGACGACAAGATCCTGATCGTCACGACCGACCGCCTGTCGGCGTTCGACGTCGTCATGAACGAACCGATCCCCGGCAAGGGCATGGTGCTGAACCAGATGAGCGATTTCTGGTTCGAAAAACTCGGCCATATCGTGCCGAACCACCTGACCGGCGTGGCGCCGGAATCGGTTGTCGCAGCGGATGAAGTGGACCAGGTGAAGGGCCGCGCCGTCGTGGCCAAGCGCCTGAAGCCGATCCTGGTGGAGGCGGTCGTGCGCGGCTACATCATCGGTTCCGGCTGGAAAGACTACCAGGCCACGGGCAGCGTTTGCGGCATCGAGCTGCCGCAAGGCCTGCGCCAGGCCGACAAGCTGCCCGAGCCGCTGTTCACCCCGGCCGCGAAAGCCGACCTGGGCGAGCACGACGAGAACATCAGCTTTGCCGACATGGAGAACCGCATCGGCGCCGAGCTGGCCGCCAAGATGCGCGACGTCAGCATCGCCCTGTACAAGGCGGCAGCCGACTACGCCGCCACCCGCGGCATCATCATCGCCGACACCAAGTTCGAGTTCGGCCTGGACGAGAACGGCGTGATGCACCTGATGGACGAAGTGCTGACGGCCGATTCGTCGCGCTTCTGGCCGGCCGATTCGTACGCGCCGGACATGTCGCCGCCGTCGTTCGACAAGCAGTTCGTGCGCGACTACCTGGAAACGCTGACGGAGTGGAAGAAGACGCCGCCGGCGCCAGCGCTGCCAGCAGAGGTGATCGAAAAAACCCAGGCCAAGTACTTCGAAGCCATCGAACGCCTGACCGGCGAGAAGCTGAAGGTCTGAGATGGCCGAGTCGAAGCAGCCGCTGGTCGGCGTCATCATGGGTTCCAGCTCCGACTGGGACGTGATGCAGCACGCCGTCGCCATCCTGAAGCAGTTCAACGTGCCGTTCGAGGCGCAGGTGATCTCGGCCCACCGCATGCCGGACGAGATGTTTACCTATGCGGAAACGGCGCGCTCGCGCGGCCTGCGCGCGATCATCGCCGGCGCCGGCGGTGCCGCGCACCTGCCCGGCA from Pseudoduganella armeniaca includes the following:
- a CDS encoding YheT family hydrolase, yielding MNYSAPLWLPNGHFQTIYPAKCIPKPAVAFRRERWPTPDGDFIDVDFIDGTPGAPFVVLFHGLEGSSDSHYCRALGAELVARGWSGAIPHFRGCSGEPNLAPRFYHSGDAQEADWILRRLHPRATGKFYACGVSLGGNVLLRWLGEWQHAAEFVDAAVAVSAPLDLARGGEALGRGFNKVYQRMFLQTLKPKCAAKHQQFPGLFDVDAMRAAPDLYTFDNIVTAPLHGYRNVEDYWDRASAKHVLEDITVPTLVLNARNDPFLPGQYLPTKASSHVVLDYPAEGGHVGFATGRLPGSLAWLPRRMIHFLEGGRSIGAPQTATLCDA
- a CDS encoding phosphoglycerate kinase; translated protein: MQAVLNFTRLDDLIAQNALQGKRVFIRADLNVPQDDAGNITEDTRIRASVPAIAAAVKAGAKVMVTSHLGRPTEGEFKPEDSLAPVAARLAELLGQPVELKQDWIDGAGLDNLQDGQVVLLENVRVNKGEKKNSDELAQKMAKLCDVYVNDAFGTAHRAEASTHGIAKFAPIAAAGPLLAAELDALGKALGAPARPLLAIVAGSKVSTKLSILKSLADKVDNLIVGGGIANTFMLAAGLKIGKSLAEPDLVEEAKAIIDLMAKRGAQVPIPTDVVCAKEFSPTAAATVKAVADVADDDMILDIGPETAKQLAAQIAASGTIVWNGPVGVFEFDQFGNGTKTLAMAIAESKGFSIAGGGDTLAAIAKYAITDKIGYISTGGGAFLEFLEGKTLPAVEVLVSRAGQ
- the fba gene encoding class II fructose-bisphosphate aldolase (catalyzes the reversible aldol condensation of dihydroxyacetonephosphate and glyceraldehyde 3-phosphate in the Calvin cycle, glycolysis, and/or gluconeogenesis), which translates into the protein MSLVSMRQLLDHAAEHGYGLPAFNVNNLEQVQAIMAAADAVNSPVIMQASAGARKYAGEAFLRHLIDAAVEAYPHIPVVMHQDHGQSPAVCMAAIRSGFTSVMMDGSLEADGKSVASYDYNVEVSREVVKFSHAIGVTVEAELGVLGSLETMKGDKEDGHGADGTMTREQLLTDVAQAADFVERTQCDALAIAIGTSHGAYKFTRKPTGDILAIDRIKEIHARIPNTHLVMHGSSSVPQELLAIIREFGGDMKETYGVPVEEIQEGIRHGVRKINIDTDIRLAMTAAIRKFMFQNPSKFDPRDYLKPARLAAEEVVKARFLAFGCEGRASQIKPVPLEKMAERYKAGELAQIVK
- a CDS encoding YybH family protein; amino-acid sequence: MKKKQLNGSPAEVEAAFYDALNRADVEALMALWADDEEVVCVHPGGPRLVGHRAIRESWTMLLEHGGAGHIRPSQLHETHNLMSAVHTVVEGVTAAQGEPQHLVATNVYMKTPKGWRIVLHHVSIAPGAVPAEPPSQILH
- a CDS encoding AzlD domain-containing protein; amino-acid sequence: MSDVEIWIVIAALAVSTAITRSGFWLVGHKVTIPRRVQEMLRYAPSCALAAIIGPDLLLDPSTQAFTVMNEKVLAGIAAIGWYLWRRNMLETIVFGMLFFTALRLLHLF
- a CDS encoding phosphoribosylaminoimidazolesuccinocarboxamide synthase codes for the protein MKSLYQSSIKSLPLLGHGKVRDNYAVGDDKILIVTTDRLSAFDVVMNEPIPGKGMVLNQMSDFWFEKLGHIVPNHLTGVAPESVVAADEVDQVKGRAVVAKRLKPILVEAVVRGYIIGSGWKDYQATGSVCGIELPQGLRQADKLPEPLFTPAAKADLGEHDENISFADMENRIGAELAAKMRDVSIALYKAAADYAATRGIIIADTKFEFGLDENGVMHLMDEVLTADSSRFWPADSYAPDMSPPSFDKQFVRDYLETLTEWKKTPPAPALPAEVIEKTQAKYFEAIERLTGEKLKV
- the pyk gene encoding pyruvate kinase, whose protein sequence is MSRGTKIVATIGPASTDLQVLTRMIRAGVDVVRLNFSHGKAQDHIDRANLVRQAAAECGREVAIMADMQGPKIRVGKFEGGKIDLANGDKFILDAKWGENGELGNQERVGLDYKNLPNDLRAKDVLLLNDGLIVLVVDKIVGSEIYTTVKIGGELSNNKGINRQGGGLTAPALTAKDMEDIKTAMSFQADYLAISFPKNATDMEMARQLANIAGEPYGHKPQMIAKIERAEAIPALQEILNASDGIMVARGDLAVEVGNAAVPALQKRMIRMARESNKIAITATQMMESMIFNAVPTRAEVSDVANAVLDGTDAVMASAETASGRYPVETVEMMAAVCVEAERSEYNKLDADFLNVRFTRIDQSIAYGALFTAHHLSVKAIVALTESGSTPLWMSRHNIDTPIFALTPSVTTQRKASLYRNVRAHYLLQQGTSRDVLKQAEDLLVEHGIAKKGDMIVVTWGEPMGQVGGTNALKIVKVGEFS
- a CDS encoding zinc-finger domain-containing protein, whose amino-acid sequence is MSNATTPVELEGKDLPAFCPNPAMPLWSGHPRVFLDFAANGEAKCPYCGTAYRIKPGTAVHHH
- a CDS encoding AzlC family ABC transporter permease, which gives rise to MSDAPDVTTHDPAAWRDGVKTGIPTLFGIGAWGLVVGVAMIKSGLTLPQALGMTLIVFAGSAQLASLPLIAAGAPIWVIFATGLVVNLRFVIFSALLAPHFGMLPWYQRLHLGFVSGDISIALFLQRYPDPAPAPGKLSYLKGLLYPNWASWQVGSIAGIFLGNAVPAEWGLGFAGTLAIICVMVPMVVSRPALCGVLVAGAVSVLAAGLPYKLGLLAAVLVGMVTAMTVEELGDKFAPATGKEERQ